The following are from one region of the Corythoichthys intestinalis isolate RoL2023-P3 chromosome 17, ASM3026506v1, whole genome shotgun sequence genome:
- the LOC130905445 gene encoding BCL2/adenovirus E1B 19 kDa protein-interacting protein 3-like, translating to MSDTSNTATDNNGDSGLNGSWVELEMNRGTTGSIQSSSTVSPSSGLLPLPQVEEEEAIVGALEHVPSSSSIHNGDMEKILLDAQHESSRSNSSCDSPPRPHTPQDEGQIIFDVDLSSRRDSQTEDVLDKERDIDILMKDADWVADWSSRPENIPPKEFHFCHPRRSVTLSMRKTGAMKKGGFFSAEFLKVFIPSLLISHILALGLGVYIGKRLTTPPTSSF from the exons ATGTCCGACACTAGTAACACTGCTACAGACAACAACGGAGATTCGGGGCTAAACG GGTCCTGGGTTGAGTTGGAGATGAACAGAGGCACTACAGGGTCAATCCAGTCCTCTTCCACAGTTAGCCCTTCCTCAGGGCTCTTGCCCCTTCCCCAGGTGGAAGAAGAGGAGGCTATAGTGGGGGCACTGGAGCACGTCCCATCGTCATCCTCCATCCACAATGGCGATATGGAGAAGATCTTGCTGGATGCCCAGCACGAGTCGAGCCGTAGCAATTCATCCTGTGACAG CCCTCCCCGGCCCCATACTCCACAAGATGAAGGGCAGATCATCTTCGATGTGGATTTGAGCAGCAGAAGAGACAGTCAA ACAGAAGATGTCTTGGACAAAGAGAGGGACATAGACATCTTGATGAAGGACGCTGATTGGGTTGCTGACTGGTCTAGTCGACCGGAAAACATTCCTCCTAA GGAGTTTCATTTTTGTCACCCTCGACGCTCCGTGACGCTAAGCATGAGGAAGACTGGTGCCATGAAGAAAGGAGGCTTCTTCTCTGCGGAGTTCCTCAAAGTCTTCATCCCATCGCTGCTGATTTCACACATCCTCGCCCTTGGCCTTGG AGTGTACATCGGGAAGAGGTTGACCACACCCCCCACCAGCTCCTTCTAA